In one Ictalurus furcatus strain D&B chromosome 10, Billie_1.0, whole genome shotgun sequence genomic region, the following are encoded:
- the LOC128613686 gene encoding inhibin beta B chain-like, whose protein sequence is MRSFLFKVLCLTACVLSVRCTPAPETEAHTTASRDSCASCGLAQPADSGRMDAEFVEAVKRHILTRLQMRDRPNITQPIPKAAMVTALRKLHAGKVSEDGRVEIPDVDGHASHANDVEEETSEIISFAETDNLLSSKSSLFFIISNEGNQNLYVSQANLWLYFKLLPSVFEKGTRRKVMIKVYYQEPGLGSKWNLVEKRVELKRSGWHTFPLTDAVQLVFSKGTRRQNLDVRCEGCDEAGVRPVLVNSGDESHRPFLVVQARATDSKHRIRKRGLECDGTSGLCCRQQFYIDFRLIGWNDWIIAPSGYFGNYCEGNCPAYMAGVPGSASSFHTAVVNQYRMRGMSPGSMNSCCIPTKLSTMSMLYFDDEYNIVKRDVPNMIVEECGCA, encoded by the exons ATGAGAAGTTTCCTTTTCAAGGTGCTTTGTCTCACAGCCTGCGTGCTGTCCGTGCGCTGCACGCCCGCGCCGGAAACCGAGGCGCACACAACGGCGTCGCGCGATTCGTGCGCGTCGTGCGGTCTCGCGCAGCCTGCCGACTCGGGGAGGATGGACGCGGAGTTCGTGGAGGCGGTGAAGAGGCACATCCTGACCAGGCTGCAGATGAGGGACAGACCTAACATCACTCAGCCCATACCAAAGGCGGCCATGGTGACCGCGCTGCGAAAGCTGCACGCCGGGAAAGTGAGCGAGGACGGCAGGGTCGAGATCCCCGACGTGGACGGGCACGCGAGTCACGCCAATGACGTCGAGGAGGAAACGTCAGAAATCATCAGTTTTGcagagacag ACAATTTGCTGTCTTCAAAGTCCAGTCttttcttcatcatctccaATGAAGGCAACCAGAACCTCTATGTGTCTCAGGCAAACCTGTGGCTGTACTTTAAACTTCTGCCTAGTGTGTTTGAGAAGGGCACTCGAAGGAAAGTCATGATTAAAGTGTACTATCAGGAACCAGGCCTGGGTAGCAAGTGGAACCTGGTGGAGAAGCGCGTGGAGCTGAAACGCAGCGGCTGGCACACGTTTCCTCTTACTGATGCTGTACAACTAGTGTTCTCCAAAGGTACACGAAGGCAGAACCTGGATGTTCGGTGTGAAGGCTGCGATGAGGCAGGTGTTCGGCCTGTACTGGTGAACTCAGGTGATGAGTCGCATCGGCCATTCTTGGTGGTACAGGCACGTGCAACAGACAGCAAGCACCGCATCCGCAAGCGCGGCCTAGAGTGTGATGGTACCAGTGGCCTGTGCTGCCGTCAGCAGTTCTACATTGACTTCCGCCTCATCGGGTGGAACGACTGGATCATTGCGCCATCAGGCTACTTTGGCAACTACTGTGAGGGAAACTGCCCAGCATACATGGCTGGCGTTCCAGGGTCAGCGTCATCATTTCACACCGCTGTAGTAAACCAGTACCGCATGAGGGGGATGAGTCCAGGCTCCATGAATTCCTGCTGTATCCCCACCAAACTCAGCACCATGTCCATGCTGTACTTTGATGATGAGTATAACATCGTCAAGCGCGATGTACCCAACATGATCGTAGAGGAGTGTGGATGCGCTTGA